A DNA window from Jaculus jaculus isolate mJacJac1 chromosome 1, mJacJac1.mat.Y.cur, whole genome shotgun sequence contains the following coding sequences:
- the Harbi1 gene encoding putative nuclease HARBI1 encodes MAIPITVLDCDLLLYGRGHRTLDRFKLDDVTDDYLMSMYGFPRQFIYYLVELLGASLSRPTQRSRAISPETQILAALGFYTSGSFQTRMGDAIGISQASMSRCVANVTEALVERASQFIHFPSDEASMQSLKDEFYGLAGMPGVVGVVDCIHVAIKAPNAEDLSYVNRKGLHSLNCLMVCDIRGALMTVETNWPGSLQDYAVLQQSSVSSQFEAGIHKDSWLLGDSSFFPRTWLMTPFHIPETPTEYRYNRAHSATHSVIEKTLQTLCSRFRCLDGLKGALQYSPEKSSHIILACCVLHNISLEHGMDVWSSPVMGPMEQPPEEEYEQMESLDLEADRIRQELMLTHFS; translated from the exons ATGGCCATACCAATAACAGTGCTTGACTGTGATCTCTTGTTGTATGGCCGAGGTCACCGGACATTGGACCGGTTTAAGCTGGATGATGTTACTGATGACTACTTGATGTCCATGTATGGATTTCCTCGACAGTTTATTTATTACTTGGTGGAGCTCTTGGGGGCAAGTCTTTCTAGACCTACTCAGAGATCCAGGGCTATTAGCCCAGAGACACAGATCCTTGCAGCTTTGGGCTTTTACACCTCAGGTTCCTTCCAGACTCGCATGGGAGATGCTATTGGAATCAGTCAAGCCTCTATGAGTCGCTGTGTTGCCAATGTCACTGAAGCACTTGTGGAAAGGGCCTCACAGTTCATTCACTTTCCATCTGATGAAGCCTCCATGCAGTCTCTGAAGGATGAATTCTATGGATTGGCAGGAATGCCAGGGGTAGTAGGGGTAGTTGACTGTATCCATGTAGCAATCAAGGCACCAAATGCTGAAGACCTCTCCTATGTGAACCGCAAAGGCCTGCATTCTTTAAACTGCCTGATGGTGTGTGACATCAGAGGGGCACTAATGACTGTGGAGACAAACTGGCCAGGTAGCCTACAAGACTATGCTGTGCTGCAGCAGTCTTCAGTGAGCAGTCAGTTTGAAGCCGGAATACATAAAGATAGCTGGCTTCTTG GTGACAGTTCCTTCTTTCCCCGCACCTGGCTCATGACTCCATTTCACATTCCTGAAACTCCAACAGAGTATCGGTATAATCGGGCCCATTCTGCAACTCACAGCGTGATTGAGAAGACCTTACAAACCCTCTGCTCCCGGTTCCGCTGCCTGGATGGACTGAAGGGGGCGTTGCAGTACTCACCGGAGAAGTCCAGCCACATCATCCTGGCTTGTTGTGTCCTCCACAACATTTCCCTGGAACACGGAATGGATGTTTGGTCCTCTCCAGTGATGGGACCCATGGAACAGCCCCCTGAGGAAGAGTATGAGCAAATGGAGTCCCTGGACTTAGAGGCTGACCGCATCCGTCAGGAGCTGATGCTCACTCATTTCAGCTAG